In Musa acuminata AAA Group cultivar baxijiao chromosome BXJ2-8, Cavendish_Baxijiao_AAA, whole genome shotgun sequence, one genomic interval encodes:
- the LOC135619354 gene encoding NADH dehydrogenase [ubiquinone] 1 alpha subcomplex subunit 2-like gives MAWRELLSRNIKELRFLFCQTSPASAHTREFVYKNYKDLKTLNPKLPILIRECRGVEPQLWARYDMGVERCVRLDGLTEADINKKLEELAKAAGALKP, from the exons ATGGCTTGGAGGGAGCTTCTGTCTCGGAATATAAAGGAGCTTCGCTTCCTCTTCTGCCAGACTTCGCCGGCCAGCGCCCATACCCG GGAGTTTGTTTACAAGAACTACAAGGATCTGAAGACGCTCAACCCCAAGCTCCCCATCTTGATCCGCGAATGCCGTGGAGTCGAGCCGCAGCTTTGGGCAAGATATG ACATGGGTGTGGAGAGATGTGTTCGATTGGATGGTCTGACGGAAGCTGACATTAACAAGAAACTTGAAGAACTTGCTAAAGCAGCAGGAGCTCTTAAACCTTGA